A single Endozoicomonas sp. NE40 DNA region contains:
- the bhcB gene encoding beta-hydroxyaspartate dehydratase BhcB produces the protein MGAKTPPSNIPGYDSVLIAHERIKPYIHETPVLTSRFLNELTGAELFFKCENLQKAAAFKVRGACNAVFGLPEEKAQAGVATHSSGNHALSLSYAAGQRGIPVTVVMPRTAPQAKKNAVIGYGGTIVECEPSTSSREAVFAEVVAETGADFVHPYNDPRVIAGQATCSMELIRQVEQLDAVIAPIGGGGMISGTCLTLSNIAPNIKIYAAEPLNADDAARSFKAGHIIADDAPNTVADGLKVPLKDLTWHFVRNHVTDILTATEEEIVAAMKLIWMRMKIVVEPSSAVPLAVILKNPEVFKGMRIGVILTGGNVDLDRLPWMNQ, from the coding sequence ATGGGAGCGAAAACCCCACCATCGAATATTCCGGGTTATGACAGTGTGCTCATTGCCCATGAAAGAATTAAGCCCTACATACATGAAACACCTGTATTAACTTCCCGCTTTTTGAACGAACTGACCGGTGCCGAGCTGTTCTTTAAATGTGAGAACCTGCAAAAAGCAGCCGCCTTTAAAGTACGTGGTGCCTGTAATGCCGTTTTCGGCTTACCTGAAGAAAAGGCACAGGCAGGGGTTGCTACTCACTCATCAGGCAACCACGCCCTGTCACTGTCCTACGCTGCAGGCCAGCGCGGTATACCTGTTACCGTGGTCATGCCAAGAACCGCTCCCCAGGCAAAGAAAAATGCCGTGATTGGCTACGGTGGAACCATTGTTGAATGCGAGCCCTCAACCAGCTCCCGCGAAGCGGTCTTTGCCGAAGTGGTTGCAGAGACCGGCGCAGACTTTGTTCATCCTTATAATGACCCACGGGTGATTGCCGGTCAGGCAACCTGCAGCATGGAGCTGATCCGGCAGGTTGAACAGCTGGACGCGGTCATTGCACCTATAGGCGGGGGAGGCATGATCTCAGGCACCTGCCTGACACTGTCAAACATCGCCCCGAACATAAAAATTTATGCGGCTGAGCCCCTTAATGCCGATGATGCCGCCCGTTCGTTTAAAGCGGGCCACATTATTGCAGACGATGCACCGAATACCGTTGCTGACGGCCTTAAAGTCCCCCTGAAAGATTTAACCTGGCACTTCGTCAGAAACCACGTGACCGATATTTTAACGGCGACTGAAGAAGAAATCGTCGCCGCTATGAAACTGATCTGGATGCGTATGAAAATCGTTGTAGAACCCAGCAGCGCCGTTCCTCTTGCTGTCATTCTCAAAAATCCGGAGGTGTTTAAGGGAATGAGAATTGGCGTCATCCTGACCGGTGGTAATGTCGATCTGGACAGACTGCCCTGGATGAATCAATAA
- a CDS encoding IclR family transcriptional regulator, translating to MKNSKPGARIQVIDRAAALLEAISRYSMPVTLKALSADTNLAPSTACRILRSLIDNRFVDQDGSGKYRLSGRFIYSGHGRSSPDEIRTTAVPYMEKLRDSFGETINLTRREGDVVIYVEKVIPNRMMNVQQIIGSRAPLHVTGVGKLMLGREGQKGIAGYAKRTNLPSYTRKTFSTLESLEDECLHSIEQGFAYDNEEAETGVGCIGVLIYGQFGEVIAGLSVSAPIMRRKDEWVRDLVATGKQLSAQFGYVEKTHSGR from the coding sequence ATGAAAAATTCAAAACCAGGCGCTCGTATTCAGGTAATTGACCGGGCTGCAGCATTGCTTGAGGCAATATCACGCTACTCCATGCCTGTCACACTGAAAGCGCTCAGCGCGGATACCAACCTGGCACCTTCAACCGCTTGTCGTATATTGCGTTCATTGATTGATAATCGCTTTGTAGATCAGGACGGGTCTGGAAAATACCGGTTAAGTGGTCGCTTTATATACTCTGGCCATGGGCGCTCCAGCCCCGATGAAATTCGCACAACAGCTGTCCCTTATATGGAAAAGCTGCGAGACAGTTTTGGTGAAACCATCAACCTCACCAGACGGGAAGGCGATGTGGTGATTTATGTTGAAAAAGTGATTCCGAACAGGATGATGAATGTCCAGCAGATTATCGGCAGCCGTGCGCCTCTGCACGTTACCGGAGTAGGGAAACTGATGTTAGGCAGGGAAGGTCAGAAAGGCATTGCCGGCTATGCGAAACGAACCAATCTGCCCAGCTATACCCGCAAAACGTTTTCAACACTGGAAAGCCTGGAAGACGAGTGTTTGCACAGTATTGAGCAGGGGTTTGCTTATGATAATGAAGAAGCAGAAACCGGAGTGGGTTGTATTGGCGTCCTGATTTATGGCCAGTTCGGTGAAGTGATTGCCGGTTTGTCGGTATCAGCCCCGATTATGCGCAGAAAAGACGAGTGGGTACGTGATCTGGTAGCGACAGGAAAGCAGCTGTCTGCCCAGTTCGGTTATGTGGAGAAAACACATTCAGGCAGGTAA
- a CDS encoding TetR/AcrR family transcriptional regulator codes for MVRSECTTKATGKGQERVRMILEAAEIEFALNGFRGATVQGIADQAKLPKPNVLYYFANKEAIYNEVLSDIIELWNQELDDIHPDDDPAESLERYIRSKVEVSRKYPVACRLFSSEIIHGGSMLSASMKRATMDWVKEKTTVFQYWINSKQISGDIDPTHLLFLIWGSTQHYADYEFQVCSIMKRKRLRKKDYDLAADTLCKVILRGCGL; via the coding sequence ATGGTTCGTTCAGAGTGTACGACAAAGGCAACCGGTAAGGGGCAGGAAAGAGTCCGCATGATTCTTGAGGCGGCTGAAATAGAGTTTGCGCTGAATGGCTTTCGTGGTGCTACGGTACAGGGTATCGCAGACCAGGCTAAGCTTCCAAAGCCGAATGTCCTCTATTATTTTGCCAATAAAGAAGCTATCTACAATGAAGTTCTGTCAGACATTATCGAGCTATGGAATCAGGAGCTGGACGATATTCACCCCGACGATGATCCGGCAGAATCCCTTGAACGCTATATCCGGTCCAAAGTCGAAGTATCACGTAAATACCCGGTAGCCTGCCGGTTGTTTTCCAGCGAAATCATTCACGGCGGCTCCATGCTGTCTGCAAGTATGAAACGGGCGACCATGGACTGGGTTAAAGAGAAGACAACTGTCTTTCAGTACTGGATCAACAGCAAACAAATATCCGGTGATATTGATCCAACTCATCTGTTGTTTCTTATCTGGGGCTCAACTCAGCACTATGCTGACTATGAATTTCAGGTGTGTTCAATAATGAAAAGAAAACGCTTGAGGAAAAAAGACTATGACCTTGCCGCAGATACGCTATGCAAGGTCATTTTGAGAGGATGCGGGCTCTAG
- a CDS encoding NCS2 family permease: MNITGLRSSAGDQENSLLDRVFKLKQHNTTVKTELVAGFTTFITMCYVVFVIPGMLSDAGMDKGALFTATCLVAGLSSIAVGLYANWPIGLAPGMGLNAFFAYAVVLGMGYSWEQAMGAVFWGGVGFMLLTLFKVREWIINSIPMGLRAGITAGIGLFLALIGLKNAGIVVTSPGTIITLGDITQFSPLMACLSLVLILGLAFRNIKASVLIAIAVVTLIALVAGQVSFTGVSSMPPSIMPVVGQLDIMGALKPDMIGVLVAFMFVNLFDTTGTLIAVGDKAGLADDKGNMHNLNRAMVTDGTSSWAGALLGTPTVTSYVESASGVAAGGRTGLTAVTIGVLFLLCMFLSPLAGMVPAYATAGALIYVAILMAGSLAKIDWSDLTEAGPVLIITIMMPLSFSIANGIALGFIAYPVIKILAGRARDVSISVWVMAAVFALKFAVFGV, encoded by the coding sequence ATGAATATTACCGGGCTTAGATCGTCTGCTGGAGATCAGGAGAATTCGCTGCTGGACAGGGTGTTCAAACTGAAACAGCACAACACCACTGTCAAAACAGAACTAGTGGCTGGCTTCACGACATTCATCACCATGTGCTATGTCGTCTTTGTTATCCCGGGCATGCTGTCCGACGCAGGCATGGATAAAGGCGCGCTGTTTACAGCTACCTGCCTTGTTGCCGGTTTAAGCAGTATTGCCGTGGGTTTATACGCCAACTGGCCCATAGGGCTGGCACCCGGCATGGGGCTGAACGCATTTTTTGCCTATGCCGTCGTACTGGGTATGGGGTATTCCTGGGAACAGGCCATGGGGGCTGTGTTCTGGGGGGGAGTCGGCTTTATGTTGCTGACCCTGTTCAAGGTTCGTGAGTGGATCATTAACAGCATTCCCATGGGGCTACGTGCTGGCATCACCGCCGGTATTGGTCTCTTTCTTGCGCTGATTGGCCTTAAAAACGCCGGTATCGTGGTGACAAGCCCCGGTACCATTATTACCCTCGGTGACATTACCCAGTTCAGCCCGTTAATGGCGTGTTTAAGCCTGGTACTGATACTGGGGCTGGCATTTCGAAACATTAAAGCATCGGTACTGATTGCTATTGCCGTCGTCACCCTGATCGCCCTGGTGGCAGGACAGGTATCCTTCACCGGCGTATCCTCCATGCCGCCAAGCATTATGCCGGTTGTTGGACAGCTTGACATTATGGGAGCCTTAAAGCCGGATATGATCGGGGTACTGGTTGCCTTTATGTTTGTCAATCTGTTTGATACCACCGGAACACTGATTGCCGTGGGCGACAAAGCCGGACTGGCAGACGACAAGGGTAATATGCATAATCTGAACCGGGCTATGGTAACAGACGGCACCTCCTCCTGGGCAGGCGCCTTACTGGGTACACCAACGGTGACGTCTTATGTAGAAAGCGCTTCCGGTGTTGCAGCAGGCGGACGCACGGGTCTGACAGCAGTCACTATTGGCGTTCTGTTTCTTCTGTGTATGTTCCTGTCGCCCCTGGCAGGAATGGTTCCAGCTTATGCCACCGCTGGCGCACTGATTTATGTGGCCATATTGATGGCTGGCAGCCTGGCCAAAATTGACTGGAGTGACCTGACGGAAGCCGGTCCAGTGCTGATCATTACAATTATGATGCCCCTCAGCTTTTCCATTGCCAATGGTATAGCCCTGGGTTTTATCGCTTATCCGGTCATCAAGATACTGGCCGGTCGCGCCAGGGATGTCAGTATCAGTGTCTGGGTAATGGCTGCCGTATTTGCCCTTAAGTTTGCTGTTTTCGGGGTTTAA
- the xdhA gene encoding xanthine dehydrogenase small subunit, with protein MINFLLNDKLVEVNETASDTTVLDYLRGNATGSQQRRTGTKEGCCSGDCGACTVVVGEPEGDEIRYRTMNACIALMPSLHGKQLLTVEDLAEGDQLHPVQQALVDHHASQCGFCTPGIVMSLFALHHENPESKPDVLEALGGNLCRCTGYRPLVDAAQELAEKSPSDVYHQNRTKIIDQLNAMKGEEGFSANGSFIPDNEDELADYLETNPDARLLAGGTDLGLEITQQLKRLKKLVVVGQVNNLQNIEKHENELVIGAAATYRKLEPVLEGYFPEFAQMLKRLGSQQVRNQGTLGGNIGNASPIGDTPPVLLALDASIDCRKGKRVRNLPLDKFFLDYKKTDLQEGEYISRIRIPLKPHDLKVYKLSKRYGDDISTVLAAINLVTDDNGVVTKARVAFGGMAAIPRRALRCEQILLGQPLDDETLARTQAALQEEFQPMSDVRASSEYRIQSACNLLERYFRESAGQNMRIIYHA; from the coding sequence GTGATAAATTTTCTTCTTAACGACAAGCTTGTCGAAGTCAATGAAACAGCTTCAGACACCACGGTTCTGGACTATCTCAGGGGCAACGCTACTGGCAGTCAGCAGCGACGGACTGGCACCAAAGAGGGTTGCTGCTCTGGTGATTGCGGAGCCTGCACAGTTGTCGTCGGGGAGCCTGAAGGCGACGAGATCCGGTATCGAACCATGAACGCCTGTATTGCTCTGATGCCATCACTTCACGGCAAACAGTTGCTAACCGTTGAAGACCTTGCCGAGGGGGATCAGCTCCACCCGGTCCAGCAGGCACTGGTCGACCATCATGCTTCACAATGCGGCTTCTGTACCCCCGGCATCGTGATGTCACTGTTTGCCCTGCACCACGAAAACCCTGAAAGTAAACCCGATGTCCTTGAAGCACTGGGCGGCAATCTATGCCGGTGTACGGGCTATCGTCCATTGGTGGATGCGGCACAGGAGCTGGCTGAGAAGTCACCCAGCGACGTTTATCATCAGAACCGCACGAAGATTATCGATCAGCTGAATGCCATGAAAGGCGAGGAAGGCTTCTCAGCCAACGGCAGTTTTATTCCTGATAACGAAGATGAGCTGGCTGATTATCTGGAAACCAACCCTGATGCCCGGCTGCTGGCAGGAGGGACCGATCTGGGTCTTGAAATCACACAACAGCTGAAGCGCCTCAAGAAACTGGTGGTGGTTGGTCAGGTGAATAACCTGCAGAACATTGAAAAGCACGAAAATGAACTGGTAATTGGTGCAGCCGCTACCTATCGGAAACTGGAGCCGGTGCTTGAAGGGTATTTCCCCGAATTTGCCCAGATGCTGAAGCGTCTGGGTTCGCAGCAGGTGCGTAATCAGGGAACACTGGGAGGCAATATTGGTAATGCCTCGCCGATCGGTGATACGCCACCAGTGTTACTGGCTCTGGATGCTTCTATTGATTGCCGCAAGGGCAAAAGAGTTCGTAACCTGCCTCTGGATAAATTCTTTCTGGATTATAAAAAAACCGACCTGCAGGAAGGCGAGTACATCAGCCGTATACGGATTCCGTTGAAACCCCACGACCTGAAAGTCTACAAACTCAGCAAGCGCTATGGTGACGATATTTCAACTGTACTGGCAGCCATCAATCTGGTCACTGACGACAATGGTGTTGTGACTAAGGCAAGGGTTGCCTTTGGTGGTATGGCAGCAATACCCAGAAGGGCTCTGCGTTGTGAACAGATACTTCTGGGACAGCCTCTCGACGATGAGACCCTGGCCAGGACACAGGCAGCCCTGCAGGAAGAGTTTCAGCCAATGAGCGATGTCAGGGCCAGCAGCGAATACCGGATTCAGTCGGCCTGTAATCTACTTGAGCGTTACTTCAGAGAGTCAGCTGGCCAGAACATGAGGATTATCTACCATGCGTAA
- the xdhB gene encoding xanthine dehydrogenase molybdopterin binding subunit: protein MRKLPDVAGISPASNLNAGAEGGINQLKGGRSAKHDSAHLHVTGRATYIDDRPEQADQLHAGFGLSTQASAEIVSIDLDDVRNSPGVVVVITADDIPGHKDIGPVFPGDMLLADGKVDYIGQPVFAVAANSHRQAMEAATKARIEYRPLNKVLGIDTAMEQNSFVRPDHTMTKGDADTAIARAPGQLSGEMTNGGQEHFYLEGQIASVIPLEDGQLHVYTSSQHPSEVQKLVAEVIDVPLNKVVADVRRMGGGFGGKETQAAAPACIAAVLAVKTGKAVKFRVERQQDMISTGKRHPFRHRYQVGFDQNGLLAGVDIEVAGDAGHSPDLTDAIVDRAMFHSDNAYYLNNARVKGYRCRTNTASNTAFRGFGGPQGMLVIERIMDDVARATGQDPLDVRLKNLYGIGERNTTHYHQKVEHNVLHELIARLEKSSDYRQRRQDITAFNDNSPVLKKGLAMTPVKFGISFTAKHLNQAGALVHVYTDGSIQINHGGTEMGQGLYTKVAQIVANEFGVSLDQVQVTSTRTDKVPNTSPTAASSGADLNGKAAQDACRKIRDRLTRFAAEHYQVSEDKVVFDNNSVFIDGKPVPFSEFVQVAYLNRISMSSNGFYSTPEIHYDRKTASGRPFYYFACGASVSEVTVDTLTGEYKVDRVDILHDVGRSLNPSIDRGQIEGGFIQGMGWMTTEELVWDDNGRLLSNNPATYKIPSIEDMPPVFNVDLFEQANPEHTIYHSKAVGEPPFMLGMSVWAAIRDAVSSLSDYQVNPTINVPATAERVLKAITELKYYAVTKREHEGQEALENVD, encoded by the coding sequence ATGCGTAAATTACCAGACGTAGCCGGTATATCCCCGGCCAGTAATCTCAATGCCGGAGCAGAGGGCGGCATCAATCAGTTAAAGGGCGGACGTTCTGCAAAACACGACAGCGCCCACCTTCATGTGACGGGCAGGGCGACCTATATTGATGATCGTCCGGAGCAGGCAGACCAGCTTCATGCCGGTTTTGGATTATCCACTCAGGCTTCTGCTGAAATTGTCAGTATCGACCTTGATGATGTCAGAAACAGCCCCGGTGTTGTTGTTGTAATCACTGCTGATGATATTCCCGGTCATAAAGATATCGGTCCGGTTTTTCCCGGCGATATGTTGCTCGCTGATGGGAAAGTAGACTACATAGGGCAGCCGGTTTTTGCGGTGGCTGCTAACTCTCACAGACAAGCCATGGAAGCCGCCACCAAAGCCCGTATCGAGTATCGTCCGCTTAACAAGGTTCTGGGTATTGATACGGCCATGGAGCAGAACTCTTTTGTGCGTCCTGATCACACCATGACGAAAGGCGACGCTGATACGGCGATTGCCCGGGCACCGGGACAGCTCAGTGGTGAGATGACCAATGGTGGTCAGGAGCATTTCTATCTCGAAGGCCAGATTGCCAGTGTGATTCCGCTGGAGGATGGCCAGCTCCATGTCTATACCTCCAGTCAGCACCCCTCTGAAGTTCAGAAGCTGGTGGCAGAAGTGATTGATGTGCCACTGAACAAGGTGGTAGCAGACGTTCGCCGTATGGGAGGTGGATTTGGCGGCAAGGAAACTCAGGCTGCGGCACCAGCCTGTATTGCAGCGGTACTGGCGGTAAAAACCGGTAAGGCGGTCAAGTTCCGTGTCGAGCGTCAGCAGGACATGATCTCAACAGGAAAACGTCATCCGTTCCGTCACCGCTATCAGGTGGGTTTTGACCAGAACGGACTGCTGGCCGGGGTTGATATAGAAGTGGCAGGTGATGCGGGTCATTCACCGGATTTGACCGATGCGATTGTTGACCGGGCCATGTTCCACAGTGATAACGCTTATTACCTCAACAACGCCAGGGTAAAAGGCTATCGGTGTCGTACCAATACTGCCTCTAATACTGCTTTCCGTGGTTTCGGTGGCCCGCAGGGTATGCTGGTCATTGAGCGAATTATGGACGATGTTGCCCGGGCCACAGGGCAGGACCCACTGGATGTACGACTGAAAAACCTTTATGGCATCGGTGAAAGAAATACCACCCATTACCATCAGAAAGTAGAGCACAATGTTCTCCATGAATTGATTGCCAGACTGGAAAAAAGTTCCGATTACCGTCAGCGGCGGCAGGACATTACCGCCTTTAACGACAATAGTCCGGTATTGAAAAAAGGCCTGGCAATGACTCCGGTAAAATTTGGTATCTCATTTACTGCCAAACATCTGAATCAGGCGGGCGCCCTGGTGCATGTCTATACCGATGGCAGCATTCAGATCAACCATGGCGGTACTGAAATGGGGCAGGGCCTTTACACCAAGGTGGCACAGATTGTTGCCAACGAATTCGGTGTGTCACTGGATCAGGTGCAGGTGACCTCTACCCGTACCGATAAGGTTCCCAATACTTCGCCGACTGCCGCGTCCAGTGGTGCAGACCTCAACGGTAAAGCGGCGCAGGATGCCTGCCGGAAAATCAGGGACCGGTTAACCCGTTTTGCGGCTGAACATTACCAGGTGTCTGAGGACAAGGTAGTTTTTGACAACAACTCTGTGTTCATTGATGGCAAACCAGTGCCATTTTCAGAGTTTGTTCAGGTCGCTTATCTGAATCGTATTTCAATGTCCAGTAACGGTTTTTACAGTACGCCTGAAATCCACTACGACCGTAAAACGGCCAGTGGCCGGCCGTTTTACTACTTCGCCTGTGGTGCCTCGGTGTCAGAAGTCACAGTCGATACCCTGACCGGAGAGTACAAAGTTGACCGTGTGGACATTCTTCATGACGTCGGTCGTTCTTTGAACCCATCCATCGACCGGGGGCAGATAGAGGGAGGCTTTATTCAGGGTATGGGCTGGATGACCACGGAAGAGCTGGTTTGGGACGACAATGGTCGTCTGCTTAGTAATAATCCGGCGACCTATAAAATCCCAAGCATTGAAGATATGCCGCCGGTGTTTAATGTTGACTTGTTTGAACAGGCTAACCCGGAACACACGATTTACCATTCAAAAGCGGTAGGTGAGCCACCGTTTATGCTGGGAATGTCGGTCTGGGCAGCCATCCGGGATGCCGTTTCGAGCCTGTCGGACTATCAGGTCAATCCCACTATTAATGTACCAGCCACTGCCGAGCGTGTATTAAAAGCCATTACCGAGCTGAAATATTATGCCGTTACAAAGCGTGAGCATGAAGGGCAGGAGGCATTAGAGAATGTGGATTGA
- the xdhC gene encoding xanthine dehydrogenase accessory protein XdhC, with protein MWIDAVSEQQRKGEASILVTILGTAGSAPRKTGSKMLVTAEQSFDTIGGGHLEYLIIQKAHEMLASGSREPVLEHFPLGPKLGQCCGGSVSVLLEPLSGCDFHIALFGAGHIGKSLIDVLAPLDCQITWIDNRPELFPEEVPDNVTVCVSEQPEQEVEDLPDDVYSLVVTHNHQLDYSIVEATLKHNKSHWLGVIGSETKARRFQQRLGHRGLFTDEQIQHMSCPVGIEAVGGRKPPEIAIAIAGEILSVRNGSRSMQKRKREGIPWQNLKSLLTTAGAEVETAGAEAEVERA; from the coding sequence ATGTGGATTGACGCGGTTTCAGAACAGCAGCGCAAAGGGGAAGCCAGCATACTGGTGACCATTCTCGGGACAGCGGGTTCTGCCCCGAGAAAAACCGGCAGCAAGATGCTGGTGACTGCGGAGCAGAGCTTCGACACCATTGGTGGCGGGCATCTGGAATACCTGATCATCCAGAAAGCCCATGAAATGTTAGCCAGTGGCAGTCGGGAACCCGTGCTGGAACACTTTCCCCTGGGACCAAAACTGGGACAGTGTTGTGGTGGGAGTGTCAGTGTGTTGCTGGAGCCTTTGTCTGGCTGTGATTTCCATATTGCACTCTTCGGTGCAGGCCATATCGGCAAGTCCCTGATTGATGTGCTGGCGCCTCTGGACTGCCAGATCACCTGGATTGATAACCGGCCAGAGCTGTTTCCGGAAGAAGTCCCTGACAATGTCACGGTCTGTGTCAGTGAACAGCCGGAACAGGAAGTGGAAGACCTGCCTGATGACGTGTATAGCCTGGTGGTCACCCATAACCATCAGCTGGATTATTCGATTGTTGAGGCGACCCTGAAACACAATAAAAGTCACTGGTTAGGTGTTATTGGTTCGGAGACTAAAGCCAGACGTTTTCAGCAGCGTCTGGGACATCGCGGACTGTTCACCGATGAGCAGATTCAGCACATGAGCTGTCCGGTGGGGATTGAAGCTGTTGGTGGTCGCAAGCCTCCTGAAATAGCCATTGCTATCGCCGGGGAGATACTGTCGGTGCGTAATGGTTCCAGAAGTATGCAGAAGCGCAAACGGGAAGGCATTCCATGGCAGAACCTGAAAAGTCTGCTGACGACTGCCGGGGCTGAAGTTGAAACTGCAGGGGCTGAAGCTGAAGTTGAGAGAGCCTGA
- the puuE gene encoding allantoinase PuuE produces the protein MEFSNASYPRNLVGYGATPPHPEWPGKSKIAVQFVINYEEGGENNILHGDPASEAFLSEIIGAPAHQGMRHISMESIYEYGSRAGFWRLHRMFTQRKIPVTVYAVTMAIARHPEAVKAMQEAGWEMACHGYRWIDYQFHDMEKEREHMLEAIRLHTQITGQRPTGWYTGRCSPNTEQLVVEEGGFLYHADSYSDDLPYWDPRFGRPQLVIPYTLDCNDMRFATAQGFNSGEQFFQYLKDAFDTLYEEGEATPKMMSVGLHCRLVGRPGRAAALARFLDYVQSKERVWLCTREQIARHWYEKHPYRAPQV, from the coding sequence ATGGAATTCAGTAACGCCAGCTATCCCAGAAACTTAGTAGGCTATGGCGCTACCCCACCTCACCCTGAATGGCCGGGCAAGAGTAAGATTGCTGTACAGTTTGTTATCAATTACGAAGAAGGTGGAGAGAATAATATTCTTCACGGAGATCCGGCTTCAGAAGCCTTCCTGTCTGAAATCATCGGGGCGCCCGCCCATCAGGGCATGCGTCATATCAGTATGGAATCCATTTATGAATATGGCTCCAGGGCGGGCTTCTGGCGATTACACCGGATGTTTACGCAGCGGAAAATTCCGGTCACCGTTTATGCGGTGACTATGGCTATTGCCCGCCATCCAGAAGCCGTTAAAGCCATGCAGGAAGCTGGCTGGGAAATGGCGTGTCATGGTTATAGATGGATTGACTATCAATTCCATGATATGGAAAAAGAACGTGAGCACATGCTCGAAGCCATTCGGCTTCACACCCAGATAACCGGCCAGCGTCCTACAGGCTGGTATACGGGCCGATGCAGTCCGAATACGGAACAGTTGGTAGTGGAAGAAGGTGGCTTTTTATACCACGCTGACAGCTATTCGGATGACCTGCCTTACTGGGACCCCCGCTTTGGCAGACCTCAACTGGTCATACCCTACACACTGGATTGTAATGACATGCGCTTTGCAACCGCCCAGGGGTTCAACAGCGGAGAACAGTTCTTCCAGTATCTAAAGGATGCTTTCGACACATTGTACGAAGAGGGTGAAGCCACTCCTAAAATGATGTCGGTAGGGCTTCATTGTCGTCTGGTAGGGCGTCCGGGCCGGGCAGCGGCCCTGGCACGTTTTCTGGACTATGTGCAGTCAAAAGAGCGGGTGTGGCTCTGTACCAGAGAGCAGATTGCCCGTCACTGGTACGAGAAACACCCTTATAGAGCACCACAGGTCTGA
- the alc gene encoding allantoicase, which produces MKVDLKQTTENQAEIFAQTRINLASRALGGDVLSCSDDFFAEKDNLLLASEPVFLPEKFTAYGKWMDGWESRRRRDGKNDWVVIRLAVMGDVEALEVDTRHFKGNAPGAVQLEYIASETDPDEKTRWQPLAERTEVQSDFRNLINFDKPVRASHIRLTMIPDGGIARLRVYGDIPLESQNRLPGEPVDTAAIMNGGRSVACSDSFFSSMQNLLLPGRGTDMHDGWETRRRRQGGHDWMIVRLSVPTQIKRIEVDTLHFKGNYPDSCTIEACQSPDEQPDENTQWVTVLPEQKLHAHRNHTFLKQLENARQLYTHVRLNIFPDGGVSRLRVIGYEANQL; this is translated from the coding sequence ATGAAAGTGGATCTCAAACAAACGACTGAAAACCAGGCAGAAATTTTTGCCCAAACCCGAATCAATCTGGCATCCCGCGCACTGGGCGGTGATGTACTCTCGTGCAGCGATGATTTTTTTGCCGAAAAAGACAACCTGTTACTGGCCAGTGAGCCGGTTTTCCTGCCAGAAAAATTTACCGCTTACGGCAAGTGGATGGATGGCTGGGAGTCCCGTCGTCGTCGTGATGGCAAGAATGACTGGGTTGTTATTCGTCTCGCTGTAATGGGCGATGTTGAAGCCCTTGAAGTTGATACACGACATTTTAAAGGCAATGCGCCGGGTGCGGTGCAGCTGGAATACATTGCCAGTGAAACAGACCCCGATGAGAAGACCCGCTGGCAGCCACTGGCGGAAAGAACCGAAGTACAGTCCGACTTTAGAAACCTGATTAACTTCGACAAGCCGGTTCGTGCAAGTCATATCCGTCTGACCATGATTCCGGACGGTGGTATTGCCCGCTTAAGGGTTTATGGCGACATCCCGCTGGAGAGCCAGAACCGCCTGCCGGGAGAGCCAGTAGACACCGCAGCCATTATGAACGGTGGTCGCTCAGTGGCCTGCAGTGACTCATTTTTCAGCTCCATGCAGAACCTGCTGTTGCCAGGCCGTGGTACCGATATGCACGATGGCTGGGAAACCAGACGTCGCCGTCAGGGTGGACATGACTGGATGATTGTCAGGCTGTCAGTGCCTACACAGATTAAGCGAATTGAAGTGGATACACTGCATTTCAAGGGCAACTACCCTGATAGCTGCACTATTGAAGCCTGTCAGTCACCCGACGAGCAGCCGGATGAGAATACACAATGGGTCACTGTGCTTCCGGAACAGAAGCTTCATGCGCACCGCAATCATACCTTTTTGAAGCAGTTGGAAAATGCCAGACAGTTGTATACCCATGTCCGGCTCAATATTTTCCCTGACGGTGGTGTATCAAGGCTGCGTGTGATTGGTTATGAGGCAAACCAGCTATGA